The Longimicrobium sp. nucleotide sequence GTTCCTCGCCGTTCGGAACAAGACTCATCCCCTTCCGAGGGGATTCCCGCCGTCCCGGTCGGCTTCTATTCGCCCCACTCCCGCCCTCGCGCGAAGATCTCGCGGATCCGCCCCTCGTCGCCGGCCTTGATCGCCTCGCGCAGGCCCCGTAGCGCGTCCTCCATCGCCCGGAGCGCGGCGGCGAGTTCGTCGGCGTTGTCGCGCGCCACGTCGGTCCACATCTCCGGCGAACTGGCGGCCAGGCGGGTGACGTCGCGCCCGCCGGGCCCCAGCTCCGCCCGGGCGACCCCGCGGGCGTCGAGCGCCACGGCGAGCGCGGTGGAGGCGGCCTGCGGGAGGTGGCTGGTCCACGCCAGCCGCCGGTCGTGCTCCGCCGCGTCCATCACCTCCGTCCTTCCCCCCGCCCGCTCCCACAGCTCGCGGGCGAGGACGAGCGCCTCGTCCGACGTCTCCCGCGTGGGGCAGAGGTAGACGCGCGCGCCGGCGAAGAGGTCCGCGCGCGACGCCGCCCACCCCGAGCGGTGGTCGCCCGCCAGCGGGTGCGCGCCCACGAACTTCGCCGCGAGCCCCAGCTCCCACGCCGCGGCGGCCACCGAGCGCTTGG carries:
- a CDS encoding prephenate dehydrogenase; amino-acid sequence: MRTVAVVGLGLIGGSAARALAAAGVRVVGWDRDASAVDAALGEGVLAAALGADFAGVEAADALLLAVPVLRAREVLAAARPRLDGVRLVTDAGSTKRSVAAAAWELGLAAKFVGAHPLAGDHRSGWAASRADLFAGARVYLCPTRETSDEALVLARELWERAGGRTEVMDAAEHDRRLAWTSHLPQAASTALAVALDARGVARAELGPGGRDVTRLAASSPEMWTDVARDNADELAAALRAMEDALRGLREAIKAGDEGRIREIFARGREWGE